A genomic region of Halomonas aestuarii contains the following coding sequences:
- a CDS encoding O-acetylhomoserine aminocarboxypropyltransferase/cysteine synthase family protein yields MKPETLALHHGYAPDDQHAVAVPIHQTTSFSFDSAQHAADLFDLKVEGNIYSRIMNPTCAVLEQRLAALEGGIAGLAVASGMAAITYAIQTIAEAGDNIVSISELYGGTYNLFAHTLPRQGIEVRFADKDDIAGLESLIDARTKAVFCESVGNPSGSVVDMVALAEAAHRHGVPVIVDNTVPTPFLWRPIEHGADIVIHSATKYIGGHGTTVGGVIVDSGKFPWAENATRFPLLNEPDVSYHGVCYTRDLGEAAFIGRARVVPLRNMGAALSAQAAWNLLQGLETLSLRIERICDNARKVAEYLEGHEAVTWVQYAGLPSHKDHGLAQRYMGGHASGILSFGIQGGLEAGARFYDALGMILRLVNIGDAKTCSSIPAATTHRQLNEQELKAAGVTPDMVRLSIGIEHIDDIIADLDQALAASQA; encoded by the coding sequence ATGAAGCCCGAGACCCTCGCCCTGCACCACGGTTACGCCCCCGACGACCAGCATGCCGTGGCCGTGCCGATCCACCAGACCACCTCGTTCTCCTTCGACAGCGCGCAGCACGCCGCGGACCTCTTCGACCTCAAGGTCGAGGGCAACATCTACTCGCGGATCATGAACCCCACCTGTGCGGTGCTCGAGCAGCGCCTCGCGGCCCTCGAGGGCGGCATCGCGGGCCTGGCCGTGGCCTCGGGCATGGCGGCCATCACCTATGCCATCCAGACCATCGCCGAGGCCGGTGACAACATCGTCTCGATCAGCGAGCTCTATGGCGGCACCTACAACCTCTTCGCCCACACCCTGCCGCGCCAGGGGATCGAGGTGCGATTCGCCGACAAGGACGACATCGCCGGCCTCGAGTCGTTGATCGACGCGCGCACCAAGGCGGTCTTCTGCGAGAGCGTGGGCAATCCCTCCGGCAGCGTGGTGGACATGGTCGCCCTGGCCGAGGCGGCGCATCGCCACGGCGTGCCGGTGATCGTCGACAACACCGTGCCCACGCCCTTCCTGTGGCGCCCCATCGAGCACGGTGCCGACATCGTCATCCACTCCGCCACCAAGTACATCGGCGGCCATGGCACCACCGTGGGGGGCGTGATCGTCGACTCCGGCAAGTTCCCCTGGGCCGAGAATGCGACGCGCTTTCCGCTGCTCAACGAACCCGACGTCTCCTACCACGGCGTCTGCTACACCCGGGACCTTGGCGAGGCCGCCTTCATCGGCCGGGCGCGGGTGGTGCCGCTGCGCAACATGGGCGCGGCGCTGTCCGCCCAGGCCGCCTGGAACCTGCTGCAGGGGCTCGAGACCCTCTCGCTGCGCATCGAGCGCATCTGCGACAACGCCCGCAAGGTCGCGGAGTACCTGGAAGGCCATGAGGCGGTGACCTGGGTGCAGTATGCCGGGCTCCCGAGCCACAAGGACCATGGCCTGGCGCAGCGCTACATGGGGGGCCATGCCTCGGGAATCCTCAGCTTCGGCATCCAGGGAGGCCTCGAGGCCGGGGCGCGCTTCTATGACGCCCTGGGGATGATCCTGCGCCTGGTCAACATCGGCGATGCGAAGACCTGCTCGTCGATCCCCGCGGCCACCACCCATCGCCAGCTCAACGAGCAGGAACTCAAGGCGGCCGGCGTCACGCCGGACATGGTGCGCCTCTCCATCGGCATCGAGCATATCGACGACATCATCGCCGACCTGGACCAGGCCCTGGCTGCCAGCCAGGCCTGA
- a CDS encoding SulP family inorganic anion transporter yields the protein MLKRYLPILTWLPHYTRRLAGADLLAGVIVTVMVIPQSLAYALLAGLPAVVGLYASILPLLAYTLLGTSRTLAVGPVAIIALMTGAALSGVATPGSPEYVQAALVLSLLSGLMLTVMGLLRLGFFANFLSHPVIAGFLSASAVLIAASQAAHLLGIASSGFTALELVTSLAAHLDQVHWPTLVIGLFCLAFLVGMRQVGERAFLAMGMPRGLASLLTRTGPVIAVIVTTLLSWQLQLAGRGVAVVGDIPGGLPPLTLPSLELPLWRALLVPALLISVVGFVESISMAQMLAAKRRERISPNQELVGLGGANVVAAFSGGMPVTGGLSRTVINFESGARTPMAGLFAALGIGAVTLAMTPLLEHLPIATLAATITVSILTLVDIPLLRQTWRYSRSDFSAMAVTIVLTLVEGVEAGIISGVLLSIALFLYRTSRPHSVLVGRIEGTEHFRSVERHETETVSHVAMLRVDESLYFANARYLEDTLYALVANRPEVEHVVLICSAVNLIDASALESLDAINARLQDSSVTLHLAEVKGPVMDRLKHSDFLDDLTGRVFLSTYAAWKELKKPRDTSA from the coding sequence ATGCTCAAGCGCTACCTCCCGATCCTCACCTGGCTGCCCCACTACACCCGCCGGCTGGCCGGCGCCGACCTGCTGGCCGGGGTGATCGTCACCGTGATGGTGATCCCCCAGTCGCTGGCCTATGCCCTGCTCGCGGGGCTGCCGGCGGTAGTGGGGCTGTATGCCAGCATCCTGCCCCTGCTGGCCTATACCCTGCTCGGCACCAGCCGCACCCTGGCCGTGGGGCCGGTCGCGATCATCGCCCTGATGACCGGCGCGGCGCTCTCCGGCGTGGCCACCCCCGGGTCGCCGGAGTACGTCCAGGCCGCCCTCGTGCTGTCGCTGCTCTCGGGGCTGATGCTCACCGTCATGGGCCTGCTGCGGCTGGGCTTCTTCGCCAACTTCCTGAGCCACCCGGTAATCGCCGGCTTCCTCTCCGCCTCGGCGGTGCTGATCGCCGCCAGCCAGGCGGCCCACCTGCTCGGCATCGCGTCCAGCGGCTTCACCGCCCTGGAACTCGTGACGAGCCTCGCCGCCCACCTGGACCAGGTGCACTGGCCGACCCTGGTGATCGGCCTCTTCTGCCTGGCCTTCCTGGTCGGCATGCGCCAGGTCGGCGAGCGCGCCTTCCTGGCGATGGGCATGCCGAGGGGACTCGCCTCGCTGCTGACCCGGACGGGACCGGTGATCGCGGTGATCGTGACGACGCTGCTCAGCTGGCAGCTGCAGCTGGCCGGACGCGGCGTGGCCGTGGTCGGGGACATCCCGGGCGGGCTCCCGCCGCTGACCCTGCCCTCCCTGGAGCTGCCGCTGTGGCGCGCGCTGCTGGTCCCGGCCCTGCTGATCAGCGTGGTCGGCTTCGTCGAATCGATCTCCATGGCCCAGATGCTGGCCGCCAAGCGGCGTGAACGGATCTCGCCCAACCAGGAGCTGGTGGGGCTGGGAGGGGCCAACGTCGTCGCCGCCTTCTCCGGCGGCATGCCGGTCACCGGGGGCCTCTCGCGGACGGTGATCAACTTCGAGTCCGGGGCGCGCACGCCCATGGCGGGCCTCTTCGCGGCGCTGGGCATCGGGGCGGTCACGCTGGCAATGACCCCGCTGCTCGAGCACCTGCCCATCGCCACCCTGGCCGCCACCATCACCGTCTCCATCCTGACGCTGGTGGACATCCCCCTGCTGCGCCAGACCTGGCGCTACTCGCGCAGCGACTTCTCCGCCATGGCGGTGACCATCGTGCTGACCCTGGTGGAGGGGGTGGAGGCCGGCATCATCTCGGGGGTGCTTCTCTCCATCGCGCTCTTCCTCTACCGCACCAGCCGCCCGCACAGCGTGCTGGTGGGGCGCATCGAGGGCACCGAGCACTTTCGCAGCGTGGAGCGCCACGAGACGGAGACCGTGAGCCACGTGGCCATGCTGCGCGTCGACGAGAGCCTCTACTTCGCCAATGCCCGCTATCTCGAGGATACCCTCTACGCCCTGGTGGCGAACCGCCCCGAGGTCGAGCACGTGGTGCTGATCTGCTCGGCGGTCAACCTCATCGACGCCTCGGCCCTGGAGAGTCTCGACGCCATCAACGCCCGGCTCCAGGACTCCTCGGTCACGCTGCACCTCGCCGAGGTCAAGGGGCCGGTGATGGACCGGCTCAAGCACAGCGATTTCCTGGACGACCTCACCGGCCGGGTCTTTCTCAGCACCTACGCGGCCTGGAAGGAGCTCAAGAAGCCCCGCGACACG
- a CDS encoding NAD(P)/FAD-dependent oxidoreductase, whose translation MTPTPSHARRPHLLLVGAGNAHLHLIRHRHRFGGAEVTLVDPGGFWYPGLAGGMLGGRLSAAEDRLDPAPLALRHDVTPIRGRLASLDPEARVARLEDGRELDFSLLSLNLGSAVRMPAPATPGPRVWAVKPFPQLLALRHSLEKAFSRGLEPRLVVVGGGPSGVEIACQLRELARRCHARAEILLVTRGEQLLEGAPAGAIRWLMRHLSRQDIGVRFGMDVAGHARDGVTFTTASNAWGEDSLQLLAADHVVHAAGLAPPAVVEHLGLPLIPGRGLAVEETLQSPGNPDIFAVGDCAALMNQVLPRLILHDLQQATVLIDNLAARLSGGTPRRYVPQQLAVTILDLGSKGLAIRGRRWWGGRLALACKRRLDGRVLQRLRTR comes from the coding sequence ATGACTCCCACTCCCTCCCACGCACGACGCCCCCACCTGTTACTGGTCGGCGCCGGCAATGCCCATCTGCACCTCATCCGACATCGCCATCGGTTCGGGGGAGCCGAGGTCACGCTGGTCGACCCCGGCGGCTTCTGGTACCCGGGGCTGGCCGGCGGCATGCTGGGGGGCCGACTCTCCGCCGCCGAGGATCGCCTGGATCCGGCCCCTTTGGCGCTCCGTCACGACGTGACGCCGATCCGCGGGCGCCTGGCGAGCCTCGATCCCGAGGCCAGGGTGGCGCGGCTGGAGGATGGGCGTGAGCTCGACTTCTCGCTGCTCTCCCTGAACCTGGGGTCCGCCGTGCGGATGCCGGCACCGGCCACGCCGGGGCCCCGGGTCTGGGCGGTCAAGCCGTTCCCGCAGCTTCTGGCGCTGCGTCATAGCCTGGAAAAGGCGTTCTCCCGGGGGCTCGAGCCTCGACTGGTCGTGGTGGGCGGCGGTCCCAGCGGCGTGGAGATCGCCTGCCAGCTTCGCGAGCTGGCCAGGCGCTGCCATGCCCGTGCCGAGATCCTGCTGGTGACCCGCGGCGAACAGTTGCTGGAGGGGGCCCCGGCGGGCGCCATTCGCTGGCTGATGCGCCATCTCTCGCGACAGGACATCGGGGTCCGCTTCGGCATGGACGTCGCCGGCCATGCCAGGGACGGCGTGACCTTCACCACCGCCAGCAATGCCTGGGGCGAGGACAGCCTGCAGTTACTCGCGGCCGACCACGTGGTGCATGCCGCGGGGCTGGCCCCCCCGGCGGTGGTGGAACACCTGGGGCTGCCGCTGATCCCCGGGCGCGGCCTGGCCGTCGAGGAGACCCTCCAGAGCCCGGGGAATCCCGACATCTTCGCCGTGGGGGACTGTGCGGCCCTGATGAACCAGGTGCTGCCGAGACTGATCCTCCATGATCTCCAGCAGGCCACGGTGCTGATCGACAACCTCGCCGCCCGCCTGTCCGGCGGCACCCCGAGGCGCTATGTCCCCCAGCAGCTGGCCGTCACCATCCTCGACCTGGGAAGCAAGGGCCTGGCCATCCGGGGCCGGCGCTGGTGGGGCGGGCGCCTGGCGCTGGCCTGTAAGCGCCGACTCGACGGGCGCGTCCTTCAGCGGTTGCGCACCCGATGA
- a CDS encoding amidohydrolase, producing the protein MSELRTTLVQCDLRWEDPDANCRMLEETLGDLGADDTDLIVLPEMFATGFTMNSREMAEPMAESRTVAWLREQAARRGCVVTGSVAVMDNGDYFNRLIWARPDGSLVHYDKRHLFRMAGEHERYGMGHERVIVELKGFRILLSVCYDLRFPVWLRQKPGPDEHFEYDALLCVANWPAPRRHPWRVLLQARAIENLCPVIGVNRVGEDAKGLAYAGDSMLVDAKGEALIDEPRDRPFLKTGTLSLEELQEFREKFPAWRDADHFGLADGVGY; encoded by the coding sequence ATGAGCGAATTGCGAACCACCCTGGTGCAGTGCGACCTGCGCTGGGAAGACCCCGACGCCAACTGTCGGATGCTCGAGGAGACCTTGGGTGATCTCGGCGCCGACGACACGGACCTGATCGTGCTTCCGGAGATGTTCGCCACCGGTTTCACCATGAACTCCCGCGAGATGGCCGAACCCATGGCCGAGAGCCGGACCGTGGCCTGGCTGCGGGAGCAGGCGGCCCGGCGCGGCTGCGTGGTCACCGGCAGCGTGGCCGTGATGGACAACGGCGACTACTTCAACCGCCTGATCTGGGCGCGGCCGGACGGCAGCCTGGTGCACTACGACAAGCGCCACCTGTTCCGCATGGCCGGCGAGCACGAGCGCTACGGCATGGGCCACGAGCGGGTGATCGTCGAGCTCAAGGGGTTCCGGATCCTGCTCAGCGTCTGCTACGACCTGCGCTTTCCCGTCTGGCTCCGCCAGAAGCCGGGTCCCGACGAGCATTTCGAATATGATGCCCTGCTGTGCGTGGCCAACTGGCCGGCGCCGCGTCGCCATCCCTGGCGCGTGCTGCTGCAGGCCCGGGCCATCGAGAACCTCTGCCCGGTGATCGGCGTCAACCGGGTCGGCGAGGATGCCAAGGGGCTGGCCTATGCCGGCGACTCGATGCTCGTAGATGCCAAGGGAGAGGCGCTGATCGACGAGCCCCGCGACCGTCCCTTCCTGAAGACCGGCACCCTGTCGCTCGAGGAGCTGCAGGAATTCCGGGAGAAGTTTCCGGCCTGGCGCGACGCCGACCACTTCGGCCTCGCCGACGGGGTGGGCTACTGA
- a CDS encoding pseudouridine synthase, with translation MRLDRFLCETTDLTRSLAKKALHREEVQVDGEVVKNPATQVDEGRRVSWNGERLALVGLRYVMLHKPAGVECSARRGLYPLVRELIDLPHVERLQTVGRLDVDTTGLVLLTDDGQWSHRVTSPKRRWGKVYRVTLAEPLEGEALAEAVSRFAEGLLLEGEEKPTRPAELEMRSPRVATLTLHEGKYHQVKRMFAAIGHHVEALHRESIGPLTLGELAPGEWRELSEAEVALF, from the coding sequence ATGCGTCTGGACCGTTTCCTCTGCGAGACCACCGACCTGACCCGCAGCCTGGCCAAGAAGGCGCTGCACCGCGAGGAGGTGCAGGTGGACGGCGAGGTCGTCAAGAACCCCGCCACCCAGGTCGACGAGGGCCGTCGGGTCAGCTGGAACGGCGAGCGCCTGGCGCTGGTCGGCCTGCGCTACGTGATGCTCCACAAGCCCGCCGGTGTCGAGTGCAGCGCCCGTCGCGGCCTCTATCCGCTGGTCCGCGAGCTGATCGACCTGCCCCATGTGGAGCGGCTGCAGACGGTGGGGCGGCTGGACGTCGACACCACCGGCCTGGTGCTGCTCACCGACGATGGCCAGTGGTCCCACCGGGTCACCTCGCCGAAGCGGCGATGGGGCAAGGTCTATCGCGTCACCCTCGCCGAGCCGCTGGAGGGCGAGGCATTGGCCGAGGCCGTTAGCCGCTTCGCCGAGGGGCTGCTGCTGGAGGGCGAGGAGAAGCCGACACGTCCCGCCGAGCTCGAGATGCGCTCGCCCCGGGTGGCCACCCTGACCCTCCACGAGGGCAAGTACCATCAGGTCAAGCGGATGTTCGCGGCGATCGGCCACCACGTCGAGGCGCTGCACCGCGAATCGATCGGTCCCCTGACCCTCGGCGAGCTGGCGCCCGGCGAGTGGCGGGAACTCTCCGAGGCCGAGGTGGCCCTGTTCTGA
- the rarD gene encoding EamA family transporter RarD: MSRSPDSVPLQETGQGVAYGLIAYVMWGCFPLFFALFQGVPALEVLIHRVIWSCAFLAVLVTLLGRWSPIRRGLAEPRRLGRVLGCALLIALNWGLFIYSVETRHVLQASLGYFMTPLVNVALGFLVLHERMARLQGVAVALAVMAIAIQLVMLGELPWISLALAFSFGTYGLLRKQVPLDGLSGLFVETLLLLPLSLMALGWLAQADLSHFLQEGNTPFLLIASGVITALPLLAFAGAARRLRLATLGFLMYLNPTIQFVIALLVFHEPLAPAKLATFVLIWIGLALYSWSAWHAHARHSAARAASAQASSR, translated from the coding sequence ATGTCCCGCTCCCCCGATTCCGTCCCCCTGCAGGAAACCGGCCAGGGCGTGGCCTATGGCCTCATCGCCTATGTGATGTGGGGCTGCTTCCCACTGTTCTTCGCCCTCTTCCAGGGCGTGCCGGCCCTCGAGGTGCTGATCCACCGGGTGATCTGGTCCTGCGCCTTCCTGGCCGTGCTGGTCACCCTGCTCGGCCGCTGGTCCCCCATCCGCCGCGGCCTGGCCGAGCCGAGGCGCCTGGGCCGGGTGCTGGGCTGCGCCCTGCTGATCGCCCTGAACTGGGGACTCTTCATCTACTCGGTGGAGACGAGGCACGTCCTGCAGGCGAGTCTCGGCTACTTCATGACTCCGCTGGTCAACGTGGCACTGGGCTTTCTGGTGCTGCACGAGCGCATGGCACGCCTGCAGGGAGTGGCCGTGGCACTGGCCGTGATGGCCATCGCCATCCAGCTGGTGATGCTGGGCGAGCTGCCCTGGATCAGCCTGGCACTGGCCTTCTCCTTCGGCACCTACGGCCTCTTGCGCAAACAGGTGCCGCTGGACGGCCTCTCGGGGCTGTTCGTCGAGACCCTGCTGCTGCTGCCCCTGAGCCTCATGGCCCTGGGCTGGCTGGCCCAGGCCGACCTCTCCCATTTCCTCCAGGAGGGGAACACCCCCTTCCTGCTGATCGCGAGCGGGGTGATCACCGCCCTCCCCCTGCTGGCCTTCGCCGGCGCCGCTCGTCGCCTGCGCCTGGCCACCCTGGGCTTTCTGATGTACCTCAATCCCACCATCCAGTTCGTCATCGCCCTGCTGGTCTTCCATGAGCCCCTGGCCCCGGCAAAGCTGGCCACCTTCGTGCTGATCTGGATCGGCCTGGCCCTCTACTCCTGGTCGGCCTGGCACGCCCACGCCCGACACTCCGCGGCCCGGGCAGCGAGCGCACAGGCGTCGTCACGTTGA